The following are from one region of the Sandaracinus amylolyticus genome:
- a CDS encoding Mrp/NBP35 family ATP-binding protein: MAELTTESLRTALSKVVDPVFDKPMLDIGALTDLAVEPGGKVKVRAHLATPSSAVHAKVRESIEHAAREAGASAVEIAIDVQVPTREVMGDDPIPGVKNVVLVMSGKGGVGKSTTAVNLTLALKRAGLRVGILDADIYGPSIPTMMGVHGHPPTREDKKILPLERFGVKMMSIGFLLEDDKQAVIWRGPMLHSALQQFLKDVEWGELDYLVLDLPPGTGDVALTMAQKLKVSGVVMVTTPQEVALQDVYKCVSMCSKLSLPILGVIENMSYFVDSAGVRQELFGRGGGEKIAEFAKAPLLGQIPLEPPVREWGDKGMPIVQSVPESESAKAFTAVGDALIAKVANLHFERTGGTRIPAAKGPTRLRIVR; encoded by the coding sequence ATGGCCGAGCTCACCACCGAGTCGCTCCGCACCGCGCTGTCGAAGGTCGTCGATCCGGTGTTCGACAAGCCGATGCTCGACATCGGTGCCCTGACCGATCTCGCGGTGGAGCCCGGTGGCAAGGTGAAGGTGCGCGCGCACCTCGCGACCCCTTCGAGCGCCGTGCACGCCAAGGTGCGCGAGTCGATCGAGCACGCGGCGCGCGAGGCGGGCGCGAGCGCGGTCGAGATCGCGATCGACGTGCAGGTCCCGACGCGCGAGGTGATGGGCGACGATCCGATCCCCGGCGTGAAGAACGTCGTGCTCGTGATGAGCGGCAAGGGCGGCGTCGGGAAGAGCACGACCGCGGTGAACCTGACGCTCGCGCTCAAGCGCGCGGGGCTTCGCGTCGGCATCCTCGACGCCGACATCTACGGCCCGTCGATCCCGACGATGATGGGCGTGCACGGCCACCCGCCGACGCGCGAGGACAAGAAGATCCTCCCGCTCGAGCGCTTCGGCGTGAAGATGATGTCGATCGGCTTCCTGCTCGAGGACGACAAGCAGGCGGTGATCTGGCGCGGACCGATGCTGCACAGCGCGCTGCAGCAGTTCCTCAAGGACGTCGAGTGGGGCGAGCTCGACTACCTCGTGCTCGATCTTCCGCCGGGCACCGGCGACGTCGCGCTGACGATGGCGCAGAAGCTCAAGGTGAGCGGCGTCGTGATGGTGACCACGCCGCAAGAGGTCGCGCTGCAGGACGTCTACAAGTGCGTCTCGATGTGCAGCAAGCTGAGCCTCCCGATCCTCGGCGTGATCGAGAACATGAGCTACTTCGTCGACAGCGCGGGCGTGCGACAGGAGCTCTTCGGGCGCGGCGGCGGCGAGAAGATCGCGGAGTTCGCGAAGGCGCCGCTGCTCGGTCAGATCCCGCTCGAGCCCCCGGTGCGCGAGTGGGGCGACAAGGGCATGCCGATCGTGCAGAGCGTGCCCGAGAGCGAGAGCGCGAAGGCGTTCACCGCGGTGGGCGATGCGCTGATCGCGAAGGTCGCGAACCTGCACTTCGAGCGCACCGGCGGGACTCGCATCCCTGCGGCCAAGGGCCCGACCCGACTGCGCATCGTCCGCTGA
- a CDS encoding penicillin acylase family protein, with translation MTYRFRLLLLSLASLPLLAACGDDDAPPATDGGTDSGTPTTDLSLPGLDGEVEVVYDDRGVPHIYGTTRHDVLVVQGYLMSRDRFAQMEFIRRSVLGRIAEIGGESSLEDDVISRWEGYRRMGVEIYEGLATDDPSRLSAEAFVEGINLYIDAVMRREEDPAVMGAEIVNVVLASPSFGHWEPADIFALARFQSANLSFDPRDDLNRSARLAAIEAAFPADDADPRIAARSGLFEDLFTQRPAREAFTDDGFPDGTTMALLPVIDPRPFGARFTPNVRAIRGAMPFLDRIEERQSRIFGDLVTRGSNNWTVSGEHTASGNPILSNDPHLSLISPAVWWYVHLNTARMGGEDMIDAQGTAFAGLPGVVIGFNRDIAWGVTTTGYDVTDGYQEQITGACDADGNVTSGTVLWMGGQSPIAFHEETIDITGADPVTMRFPYASHRPGSQFLPGSCVPVEGTTDRFVAISVRYTGWEPSNELATFTGLMTATDVESARAALDAFEVGSQNFMIIDADDIMWSTQARIPVRSAMATSLEIDAETGAHTGHCPHMLVPGTGEYEWTGDLADTAIPHDLDPARGWIATANQDNVGVTQDGNPCNDPHYVGAGFDYGWREGRIQERLAELVERGDITTDDMIALQAETQSPLGRTLRDPIVTILGDTAAIDALGLTEDQETDLAAARTQLMEWTLATPHGVGATDVGEIADSVATTIFNASITRIIPLALGDETERAMVGGPTSESARLLEWMMTSPSRLLSYDETAMESVLWDDIRTEAVETKAEIVIRGVLAGLEFLEGRLEADWNGWRWGRLHTVRFSSVVPRLGSLDLISIPASNDETYPDGFPRHGDWGNVDPGNFGLWNTESFSFGSGASQRLIVEMTAEGPRAFNAIPGGQSIDPQSPHKQDEALLWIRNEQPPLYFTEQDVNAHVERSFTVRPMN, from the coding sequence ATGACGTACCGGTTCCGCTTGCTCCTGCTCTCGCTCGCATCGTTGCCCTTGCTCGCTGCGTGCGGCGACGACGACGCCCCGCCCGCGACCGACGGCGGCACCGACTCGGGGACGCCGACGACCGATCTGTCGCTCCCCGGTCTCGATGGCGAGGTCGAGGTCGTCTACGACGATCGCGGCGTCCCACACATCTACGGGACCACGCGTCACGACGTGCTCGTGGTGCAGGGCTATCTGATGAGCCGCGATCGCTTCGCGCAGATGGAGTTCATCCGTCGCAGCGTGCTCGGTCGCATCGCGGAGATCGGCGGCGAGAGCTCGCTCGAGGACGACGTGATCTCGCGCTGGGAGGGATACCGGCGCATGGGCGTCGAGATCTACGAGGGCCTCGCGACCGACGATCCGTCGCGCTTGTCGGCGGAGGCGTTCGTCGAGGGCATCAACCTCTACATCGATGCCGTGATGCGCCGCGAGGAGGATCCCGCGGTGATGGGCGCGGAGATCGTGAACGTGGTGCTCGCGAGCCCGAGCTTCGGGCACTGGGAGCCCGCCGACATCTTCGCGCTCGCGCGCTTCCAGTCGGCGAACCTGAGCTTCGATCCGCGCGACGATCTGAACCGCTCGGCGCGCCTCGCGGCGATCGAAGCGGCGTTCCCCGCGGACGACGCCGACCCGCGCATCGCGGCGCGCTCGGGCCTCTTCGAGGATCTCTTCACGCAGCGCCCGGCGCGCGAGGCGTTCACCGACGACGGCTTCCCCGACGGCACGACGATGGCGCTGCTGCCGGTGATCGATCCGCGCCCCTTCGGCGCGCGCTTCACGCCGAACGTGCGCGCGATCCGCGGCGCGATGCCGTTCCTCGATCGCATCGAGGAGCGCCAGTCGCGCATCTTCGGTGACCTCGTCACGCGCGGCTCGAACAACTGGACGGTCTCGGGCGAGCACACCGCGAGCGGCAATCCGATCCTCTCGAACGATCCGCACCTCTCGCTGATCTCGCCCGCAGTGTGGTGGTACGTGCACCTCAACACCGCGCGCATGGGCGGCGAGGACATGATCGACGCGCAGGGCACGGCGTTCGCCGGCCTTCCCGGCGTGGTCATCGGCTTCAACCGCGACATCGCGTGGGGCGTGACGACGACCGGCTACGACGTGACCGACGGCTACCAGGAGCAGATCACCGGCGCGTGCGACGCGGACGGCAACGTCACCAGCGGCACTGTGCTGTGGATGGGCGGGCAGAGCCCGATCGCGTTCCACGAGGAGACGATCGACATCACGGGCGCGGATCCCGTGACGATGCGCTTCCCCTACGCGTCGCATCGTCCGGGCAGCCAGTTCCTGCCGGGCAGCTGCGTGCCGGTCGAGGGCACGACCGATCGCTTCGTCGCGATCAGCGTGCGCTACACGGGGTGGGAGCCGAGCAACGAGCTCGCGACGTTCACCGGGCTGATGACCGCGACCGACGTGGAGTCGGCGCGCGCGGCGCTCGATGCGTTCGAGGTCGGCTCGCAGAACTTCATGATCATCGACGCCGACGACATCATGTGGTCGACGCAGGCGCGCATCCCGGTGCGCTCGGCGATGGCGACGAGCCTCGAGATCGACGCGGAGACCGGCGCGCACACCGGACACTGCCCGCACATGCTCGTGCCGGGCACCGGCGAGTACGAGTGGACCGGCGATCTCGCGGACACCGCGATCCCGCACGATCTCGATCCCGCGCGCGGTTGGATCGCGACGGCGAACCAGGACAACGTCGGCGTCACGCAGGACGGCAATCCCTGCAACGACCCGCACTACGTGGGCGCGGGCTTCGACTACGGCTGGCGCGAGGGGCGCATCCAGGAGCGCCTCGCGGAGCTCGTCGAGCGCGGCGACATCACGACCGACGACATGATCGCGCTGCAGGCGGAGACGCAGTCGCCGCTCGGCCGCACGCTGCGTGATCCGATCGTCACGATCCTCGGCGACACCGCGGCGATCGACGCGCTCGGGCTCACCGAGGACCAGGAGACCGATCTCGCGGCGGCGCGCACCCAGCTGATGGAGTGGACGCTCGCGACGCCGCACGGCGTGGGCGCGACCGACGTCGGTGAGATCGCGGACAGCGTGGCGACGACGATCTTCAACGCGTCGATCACGCGCATCATCCCGCTCGCGCTCGGCGACGAGACCGAGCGCGCGATGGTCGGTGGGCCGACGAGCGAGTCGGCGCGCCTGCTCGAGTGGATGATGACCTCGCCGTCCCGTCTGCTCAGCTACGACGAGACCGCGATGGAGTCGGTGCTCTGGGACGACATCCGCACCGAGGCCGTCGAGACCAAGGCGGAGATCGTGATCCGCGGCGTCCTCGCGGGGCTCGAGTTCCTCGAGGGTCGTCTCGAAGCGGACTGGAACGGATGGCGCTGGGGCCGGCTGCACACGGTGCGCTTCAGCAGCGTCGTGCCGCGCCTCGGCTCGCTCGACCTGATCTCGATCCCCGCGAGCAACGACGAGACGTACCCCGACGGGTTCCCGCGCCACGGCGACTGGGGGAACGTCGATCCCGGCAACTTCGGGCTCTGGAACACCGAGAGCTTCTCGTTCGGCAGCGGCGCGTCGCAGCGCCTGATCGTCGAGATGACCGCCGAGGGGCCCCGCGCGTTCAACGCGATCCCCGGCGGGCAGAGCATCGATCCGCAGAGCCCGCACAAGCAGGACGAGGCGCTGCTGTGGATCCGCAACGAGCAGCCGCCGCTCTACTTCACGGAGCAGGACGTGAACGCGCACGTGGAGCGCTCGTTCACGGTGCGCCCGATGAACTGA